The following is a genomic window from Mycoplasma bradburyae.
TGTTCAACGTATCAAGAATCGTATTTGTTATCGTTATTCATTTTTATTAATCTGACTTATATCTATTAAAAAAATTGAAGATTTTTGTATCTTTTTTTCAATGGAATATAGATATATATTAAAAATATATATTTATTTTAAAACAAGAAATAAGCAAATAACTATTATTTTTTTAAAAAATATTGAATTTTTCGGAATACATTAATATAATGATACTAACTTGAAAAAGTTAGTATTTATTTTTAAGAAAAACTATTTATAAGGAGATTATTAATGAAAAAAAATAAATGATTTATACTACCTGTTTTTGCTTTAGGATTTTCAACTATAGTTTTACCGCTTTCGAAATCTAGCAACCTTTTTGTTTCAAATGAAGATGTAAAGAAATCGAATGAAAACATTAAATACGATTTTTCTGTTGTAAAGAATTATTTAAATTCATCAAACAAAAACATTAATAAAAAATCCCTTCTTGAAACAATGGATTCAATGGATTTAAATTTTGGTAGCCCTACATTAATCAATCACAGTTCAATACAAGTTAACGACCAACCTAAAACTAATTATGTGTCAAAGGAAGCTTTTTCTTCTAAAGCTAAAGAGTATGCAATTTTAATAGCAGAAAATAAATTTGATTACAATGATTTACTTGAATTAGCTAGAAAAAGAGGTTTGAGCGCAAAAGAATATAGTAGTTTAGTAAATAAACAAATTGAAAATATTAAAAACAACGATAACAAACCTATTAATGCAAACTTAAAATTGGCAAGTTATTCCAACAATTATTATTACAACCGTATTTCTAAAGAAAAAATGAATGAATATGTAAATTCAATAAAAAGAAGTGCGGAAGTTCAAACAATTATAGCTACTTCTGCCGTAGCTGTTGCAGCTGCATACTGAATATTTTTTGCTACATGGCCTAGCGCTGTAGCAGCAACTACACAAGCCGCTGTTTGTATAGCTAATACCGCTATTACTTGAAGTCAATATGCTGCAGTAAATTCCTTGAGTAACACTGACGATTTGCGAACGCTCTATAACGTAAATTTAGGATCTTCTGTTTTTCAACAATCATCACTTATAACATCTGGTTTTAGTACATATTCATTAACTAAAAATATAGTTAATTCCATTAAAAATCTAAAGGAAATGGTTTCCATATTCAAAAATGCTCAAAAAATCAGTTTAACTATTAAAGGTGTTGTAACAGCCACATCTTGAGCCGCACCCACTGGATTAATTTTTTTAACAGTATGCGATATTATTGTTTCAGCAGTGGATACTATTTATGGTTGATATTCTTCGGTAGAATCATTAAATTACTTACTAAAAAATGTCTATTAAATTACATCCCGCTCAAAGACAATACGATTATTGACATTTGGTTAAGTATAAGAATTTAAAGATTAATCCATTCTTTATGCTTTGCCCTTTTGCTAATGTTTTTGTATATAAAAATATAACAACAGCTTGAAGCAGGACGTTTTATAGTGACAATATTAGAAAAAGTTTTAATAGGTATATTTGATGCGTTTTATTATTACCTATTCTCTTTCACATAATATTGTTCATATCATTATTAATACCTTTTTCATTCAACCTTAAGAATCTTGAAAAAGATACTTTCATATATTTAGATATTGCTTTTTCATTTAACTATTTACTAACCCATATTTTTACGGTAATTCTTGCTTATACTTTTAAAAACATTGCTTATAAAAAGTTAATAAAATATTGTCTAGATAAAGATGATCTACCTCAAGCAATGCTTGGTGTATATGCTAAAACTTTTTTATTAAATATAACCTATGGAGTAAGTTATGAATTTAGAAATTTCTTTCAAGCATATGACTATACTCAAGGTAATTTAAATGATTCTGACCTATCTAATAAAGAATATATTGAAAGAGGTGAAACATTAGAAGAATTTTTTGATAAAGGTCCTCTTTGCTTAAGAAAGCCACATTGATTAAAATCAGTACATAATAATCCTTATATACGTTATTTAGAAACTACTGGTTTTTATAATTTTGGAACCAGTGCAAGAAGATTTGCTTTTCCAATCTTCTTTACAAGAATACATAAAGCAAATTTTTATAACAGCACATACGCATATTTAGGTTTTGTTAAATCAGCTGAATCTTTATTAGGCATAAAGATTCTAAACAAAATAAGCTTGCTATATTATCTATATTGATCACTAACAGCTCTTGGGATATTAGCATCATTAGTTTGATTACATTTTTCTATTCTTGCTTTAACATATGGACATGTTAAAGCAGATAGCGGATATGCCGAATTATTCTTAGAAGGATTACTTAATTTGAACTATCTAAATTTATTGATTTTTATTCCTGTGTTTGGAGTGGTAGCACCAGTCTTAATAAGAATAATTAACATGGTTTTTGGTAAATTTATGATTAAAAAGATTAAGCAGAAAATTATTCAAGAACATAATGTGGAATACCAAAGAATTCTTGAAAACATTTAGATTGTTGGTAGGTAAAAATGAATATTAAGATGGATATTAAAAGAACAGGTAATGACCTGTGATATTTAGATAAATTCAAGGAATGTAAGATTCCTTGATTTTTCTATCTGATACCTATTATTAATTTATGGATTATCGTTCATATATCTAGAGCATGGTCTAGTGTTTTTAAATCTGCTGATATAAGATATCATTTTAGAAGCTTACCTGGTCATGTTACTGTTGCTTCAACACTTTTTTATTTTATGGTGATACCTTTTTTATCTTTATTTACATTGGTAGTAGAAAGAGGTAAAACTTTTAATTTACCTTATCCATTTAATACTTTTGTTGTTTTTGTAATTGCTTATTTATTGTTATCTTTATTTAACTTTTTGTATATTTGAAAAATTAAGGAAACAATTCTAGATAGATCATATAAAGATTGTTTGGATAAGAATCCAGAAATACCATTAAATATTGAAGAGTTAAGAGCGATATTTTTATATAATGCTTCTGTTAATTTAGCTAGAGAAAATTATCAATTTTTAAGAGACCCATTCGTATTTTATGTAACCAACAATACGTCAATATTAGCCGAAGAAAACTTAAATTCTATCGTTCTTAATCATTTTTCTTTTGTAAGTTTTGTTCTTGGTTTTTTCTTTCCTAAAAATCCAATTTTATGAGTTAGTAGCGCAACTTATTTTGGGTTTATAAAAACTATGGAAAGATTGCTAGATTTTAAGATTATAAAAAGAATCAATCCATTGATATATCTTTATTGAATTATCAATGCAATTCTCTTTGTTTTTGTTAATGGATTGGTTGTATCTAACTTATTTAGTTTTGTTTATGGGAATGTTATATTCTTAACTGATATAAGAAATGATTTGCTTGTCTTTGATAATATGAATCATCTAAATGATCCATTATGCGCAGCTTCATTCACAATTATCCCTTTGGTTTATTGATCAGTGGTAATAACAATATCTTATTTTATTAATAAGAAGACTAGATTAGCAATAATGAAAGATTTCGGTGTTAATAAACCAACATTCGGGATAACAACACCTTACTGTTCAGATTTTAATTAGCTTTTATCAATTCAAGAAAAAAACAATTTAATTATTAAGCAAAAAAATAGCAGCACTTTTAGTGCTGCATTTGTTTTCTTTGGATTGTTCAAATAAATTCTTTAACTTTATCTAATTAAGATTTTTTAAAAAATTATCCGAAGCATTAGTTATTTATTAACAACTATAAGGGATTAACAATTGGATTGAATCTAATTTCAACTATATTTTGTTTTTTATTATTTTTGATTAAGTTAACAATTAATGAAGCAAACGGAAGAACTCCTAATATTCTTGTTTTTCTAGAAAAAACACTTGCTTTTACATAACTTAATAAACAAGCAAAAATAATTAAGGATAAGAATATTGTTCCATTTATTAAATAACTTTCATTTGTTAAATATGTATTTCGATAACTAAAGAAAGTTTTAATAGGATCCGCGTTTTCTATCATAGTTCTTTTTAAATCTGGTCTGTACCATGTAGGCACAACAGGAGGATTATCTTTAAATATTAAAGTTACTAGAAAAAAGAAACCAAGGGTTCCTATAAGAATTTTGTAGATATCTATGAATCCTAATATTAAGGCTTGAGATCATTTATTGTTTTTTATTTTCGTTGGAAAATGATATGGATTTTTATCTAATAAAAACACAAAAAAGCTAACTAGACCAAATAATAATCCTAATGACATCAATGATGCGCTAATTATTGAATCTCAGTCATTGATATTAAAATATTGAGTATAATAATTCTCATTTATTCGAGAAATTTTAAATTTTGTTAAATTATCAGTTAACATCTTAGTTACAACTAAAATAATAAAAGCTAAGACAGACACCAGATAGAAGATTGATAAGCTTAATATTTTTTTAGAAACTCTAAAAGAAAAAGCTGTTTGTTCTTTTTTTAACATTTTTAATACCTACTATATATTGTTTAAATTTTCACTATAAACTATTTGCGTTTTTACAGAGTTTGAAGGCTCTTTTAAATGATTAAATAATCCAGTAAATGGAATAAGTGTAAGATATCGTTTATTGAAAAGACCTGTCTTTACATAAGCTAAAAATATCGATAAATAAAGAATTAAATACACAAAGGTTCATCAAGCTAATGAAGCTTGATTGAAATGATATGATGCTAAGCTAGCGAATTGAATAATTGATATTTTTAAAGCCGCTATTGAATTATTATTACTTGCATTTAATGCGTATATATCATCAAAATCAACAATTTTTCCTTGGCTTGTACCGAAAAATTCCTTATACGATACAAACAATTTATTGTTTTCACCAATCGGAAAGAAAACAAAAATAAGTAACAATATTGTTCCGATTCAAATTAGTAATTGAAGTAGTTCAATTAGTAACAGATAAAACATTTGTTTTTTCTTATTATTTTTAATGTTTTCATTAAATTCGTATCTTTCTTTACTCTTAATTAAAAAACCAGCAGATACCACTGAAAATATAAAAAAGAAAACAACAGGTAATATTAAAGAAATTAAAGCCTTTTCTTTATCTAGACCAATATAAACATTTTCATATTTAAAGGATTGCAGCATTAAAGAAAATAAAGTAGCGCCTACAATAAAACCTGTTGCTATGAATGTTAAGAATATAGCTAAATTTGTTTTGCTAATTGTTATAGTTTTAAATTTAGTGTTCATGATTAGAAGCGTAATTATTATTTATAGTTTGAATAGTATAGCGACTCATTTTTAGAACTTTTAATATTATCTATCAAGAGTTGAATTTTCATTCTTTAAACGCTATTAATTGATATAGAACTATACTTTCAATCTTGATTTCTTATTATTAAGAGTTAATTATCTCGTTGTTAATATAAGATATTTTTATAAATCCGTTTATATTCTTAGAATCTTTTTCTTTGTTAGTTCCTGTTTCTAATCCTTTTTTAATATATCTATTAACAAAGAATAATGAAGCAAATGGAATGAAAGCTAAGAATCTAAGTTGTCAAGGGAATACACCAGATTTAAAGTAAGATAGAGAACAACCTAAATACAATAAAAATAAGAAACAATTTATGTAAATCAAGAAGTCTGAAAGAGTGTGGTTATAACTTGTTATATCAAATGCTTGCGTTATTAATCCAGCCTGTAAAGCGTTAGAGGAATGATTTTCAAATATAATTGTATCTTTATGAATACCACGAAGCAGTTCAGAAAACATAAAGAATAAGATAGTTGCATATAAAATTGTAGAGATCTCGATGCTTACTAATGTTAATGTTAGATTACGCTTAGAGTTTTGAATCCTTTTGTTAAAAACAAAAGGATTTTTATTAGCCATTATAGCTATTAATAAACTAAAACTTAAAAAGCTTACCAAACATATTGCTGAAATAACCATATATAACGAAATTGAACTTTCACTGCTTTGCAAGTTATCTGCACTAAAATCAATTGAATAAGCTCCATCAGTTTTTTCAGATAGTTTTATAGCTCTACCTTGACTATAGTTTAATATTTGAACTGCTCAATAAATTGTGTATATTAAACAACATGCATAAAAGAATAACGAAAAGAATAATATTTCTTTCGGGATTTTTAATTTGAAAATTGTTTTTTTAGAACCCAACATATTTTAGTACCATTTGTAACTTTCGCTTTTTTCATTAATAGATTTAAGGTTGATTTCGCTTGATTCATTCATATAAATTATGAATCCAATAAACGGAATTAAAGCTAATCATTTAAGTTTCTTCTTAAATAAAGATAACTTAAAGTAAGTTAGGAATAATGATAAATACAACACTAAATAAACAATGTTTCAAGCTATCATTGAATCACGGTTATAGAAATACGAGAATAAAACAGAATATCTAATAAGCGATGTTTTTAAATCCCGGAATAAATTGTAGTTAACAGCAATAACTGAACCTAAACCATTAGATAATTTATCTCTATTTCAATCTGTATTATTTTTTAAATCCGAATAAATTGATTCATATCCTTGATCAACAGGATAAAAGTAAGTAATTAAAATTAAAAGAATTAAGGTCCAAACAAGCATTTGAGCTGTTTCAATTAAACCTAAATAAATACTTAACTTTTTAGTATTCTTCTTGGTTTCTTCACTAAATTCATATTGTTCATTACCGAACATTAAAATCGATAGTGAAACAACACTAAAAATAACAAGGAAGAATAAGGGTAAGAATAAAGAAATTTGTCAATTTTCTTTCGATAAAAACACGTATGTGTTTCATTCGTTACCAGTAGATTTAAGCATTAAAACAAAGATGCCAATGCTTGAAAACAACATTGTTGCTATGTATAGCAAGAATATAATAAACTGGTTTCTAGTAACATTTATTATTTTTAAATTTTTCATTTACTTTAAATTGGTTGTCTTGTTTTTTAAGAATCTAAATTAGATAGGTTTGTTTAATAATCGATATTTTAAAGGTATAAAAATCACCTTTAATTAATATTGTTTTTCATTAAATTTACCGTTAAGTATCGAAATTATTTAAAAGCGCTATTTAGCATTTTTACCATTAGAAACTTTCTTATAGTTATTATTTTTTTATTATCAACCCTACCTAACTTTAAAACTTATAAATAAAAGAATTATAGGCATAAACAAATTCATTATGTTCTATAACTTGATTTTTTAAAAAACCAATATATAATTCTTTAGTTGATTCAAAAGATAAGATAAAAATAATATCTAAGAATCATTCCAAATTTTATCGAAAAATAAGGTTAAAAACCAAAAATTAGTAGATAAAAAAATAAACCAATAAAAATGGTTTTTCAGAACGGTTGATAATACCAATTATTTAAATATCGAAAAATAACAAATAATCTATTTTAATTATTATACAAAAAAACTGAATTTAAATAATTGTTTTTTTAAATCTGCCTAATTTGCTTAGAATTTTCTATTAATATTTAGTTTATTTGTACATATCTAATTTTATTTTTATCGCTATTTTATTAACTAAAATTAACAAAAAAGCAATAAAAAAAGCATCTTTTAAGATGCTTAATTTTTGAAAATATAATTTTATATTCTTACTAGCTTGGTAAATGTTTTTAAATTTTCAACTATATTCTTTTCTTCGCTATTTCTTCTTGCATTGTTTATAAAAAAGAATATTAATGACATAAAGGGAACAATAAATAATATTCTAGTTTTTCTTGAAAAAACACTACACTTAACATAACTTAATAGTAATGATGCAGATAAACTTAAAATCATAATTGTGGTCATTATTAAGTTACTTTGATAACTTAAACTAACCTCAGGGTTGTTAAAAAAGTTTAAAAAACTATTAGATGATGTTTCATATCATCCACTTGGATAAGAACCATGATTTACTGCGATATTATTTCTAATAGGCGATTTAAAAACTATAAAGAAATATCATAAGAACACAATAATCAAGATTTCAGATATTTCACTTAAAAGTAAAATTCCAGGAACTGCGTATTTCTTATTCTTAATTTTGTTCGAAAAAACAAATGGATTTTTATCAAAGATAAATACCAGAGAACTCACAATTACCATCAATGGTAATAAAACAATTTCAAGAACAAAAGGAACAGCTAAATGACCTTTGTAACCTACTAGATTTGATTTTGTGTCTATTGATAAATAAGTGTTATCACCATCTCTTTCATATATTAATATATTGTCTGTAACTATTTTGTAAATATAATAGCCAACAAATACCAAAATACAAACTAAGTAAAAGGATAACAATCAAATAATCTTGCTTGATATTTTAAGATTAAAATATTTTTGATTTGTTTTTGTCATCATTAAATACCATTGTTCATTAATTGTTCAGTTCTTATTACTTGAATTGAACTAGGTGTTTTTAGGTTATTAATTAATCCTGCAAACGGAATTAATGCTAAGAATCTTTTCTTATTATCAAAGAATCCCAACTTAACATAAGCTAAGAATAATGATAGATAAAATATTATGTAGATAAAGTTTCATCCAATTAATGAATCTCTATTGAATTGATAAGAAAAACTGCTAGCGTATTTAATCAATCCTTCTTTTAGACTAGCTAAAAGATCACCATTATTTACATAAACATCATAAAAACCTGTGATTTTTTGATTATCATCAGTAAACCTTTGATTAAAAGATAAAAACAAATCATCAGTTTGGTTTATCGGATAGAATATAAGAATCAATAAACTAATAAATGCGATTCATACTATTAATTGAAGTGATTCAATTAATAATAAATAAGAATTCATTTTCTTCTTGTTATTCTTAATGGTTTGTTTAAACTCATAAGTATCATTACCAGATATTAGTAATCAAACAGATGATATGCTAAACAAAGCTAAGAAAACAATTGGTAAAACTAAAGATATTAATACATTAGTTTTATCAAGGCTAGTATATTCTAGTTGTCTATTAGTTACTGATTGAATCATCAAAGCAATAATGCTAATACTAACTATTATTAAGGTTGATAAATATAGACCAAGAATTAGCAATTGCCTTTTACTAATTCTTATAGTTTTAAAGTTGTTCATTGATAGAAACCCTTAAAATTCATTTTCTAAATTATACAAAAAGCACAACGAGATAAGAAATTTTCTTTATCATCAAGGGTTTATTTTTACCATTTTTATTATCAACAACATAACCTTATTTATTAAGAATAAAAAACCTCCAAATCAGATTTGGAGGTTTGTTTTTTTATATTACCTATTTAATAAATAGGTTATTCTTTGTTTTCTAATTCTTTTTTAACTAAAGCTTCGTATAAGATAACTTCTTTATTAGGTTTGATAAACTCTCTTAGTTTTTCAAGTTCTTCTTTAGTATATTCTCTCGGTCTTGCACAGTTGATGACTACAATAAGATCACCTTTTTCACTATAAGAAGAACCGTATGCGCGAGAATCTAATTTAAGGTTGATACCACCATTAGCAATAGTGATTACATCACCATTTTTAGTTCCAGGTTTTAGTTTGATATCCTTGATTTCTTTTAGAGTAGGAATTGATATTGTTCCCCCAACGATAGCTACCATAGGATCTACCAAAACATTAACTACAACATGGTTATCACGTAGTTCAAAAACTCTAGAAGGTTCAATTTTAACTCTTAAATAAAGATCGCCGACTACATTTCTAAAAATATGACCTTCATTTTGTACAACCACAACCTCTTGATAGAAAACATTAGAATCAATGGCAACATTTCTTTCAACAGTTTCATCAACCATTCTTCTAGATTTACACTTCTTACATTTATTCTTGATAACTTGACCTTCACCCTTACAAGAAGGACAAGTTTTCTTAGTTTGGAACATCCCTAGAAGTGTTCTTCTATTCTCGATTATAAAACCATCACCTTTACAATCGTTACAAGTATTTACATCACCATCAGCTGATCCCGTTCCATCACAATCAGGACAAGTTACTTGTCTTGTATATTTAATATTTTTAATACAACCATTAGCGGCTTCTAAAAATGTCAATTTGATTTCATGAACAAGATTTACATCAATTTCTTCTACATAACCTTGGTTATGATATCCTTGCTGACCACCACCTGAAAAGAATTGGGAAAACACATCACCAAACCCACCATCAAAATCAAAGCCACTGAACACAGAGTTAAACACATCAAATGGATTGAATCCACTTTGATGGAACCCAGATGCATTTAAACCTTCA
Proteins encoded in this region:
- a CDS encoding DnaJ domain-containing protein, giving the protein MSSKRDYYEILDVPRSATQQDIKKAFRKLAMKYHPDRNKEPDAEEKFKEVNEAYEVLSDEEKRRLYDTYGHEGLNASGFHQSGFNPFDVFNSVFSGFDFDGGFGDVFSQFFSGGGQQGYHNQGYVEEIDVNLVHEIKLTFLEAANGCIKNIKYTRQVTCPDCDGTGSADGDVNTCNDCKGDGFIIENRRTLLGMFQTKKTCPSCKGEGQVIKNKCKKCKSRRMVDETVERNVAIDSNVFYQEVVVVQNEGHIFRNVVGDLYLRVKIEPSRVFELRDNHVVVNVLVDPMVAIVGGTISIPTLKEIKDIKLKPGTKNGDVITIANGGINLKLDSRAYGSSYSEKGDLIVVINCARPREYTKEELEKLREFIKPNKEVILYEALVKKELENKE